Within the Carassius gibelio isolate Cgi1373 ecotype wild population from Czech Republic chromosome B4, carGib1.2-hapl.c, whole genome shotgun sequence genome, the region AAATTGCACACATTGCATTGTTATTGTTGTAATTAGCTTTGCCTTTCTAACCGTGTTATCAGCCCTtttcccaacacacacacacacacacacacacacacacagaaagtgtGATTTCacaaagtacaacatgttcctgcatcaacatccttgttgatcttGGAACAACATTGCAATCAACTAATCATAAttgataacttttcaggaaatatctgttttaggcttacaatcagggttaggtgcttccacactcttgttaatcagctaggaataatattattttaggaataaattatgggtagggttagggtataTTTTAATGGTACTTTAATTTTAATGGACTTAATAATTCTATATTTTTGAAtgataatgttgatccaggatcatcaaaagatgttgatccaggaacatgtcttacttggcaaaatcatggcgacccacacacacacacacacacacaaaagcacaatCTCTGTTACCTGGGCAACCTTTCCAGGGTGGAGGAAATTTCTTACCACCTACatttccctcctcctcctctctctctctctctctctgtttctgagAGACTCAAGGGAAGAGCAGGAAGTATAGCAGCTCAGAAACCTTCAGACTCAGCCATCAGAGCACACTTCCCTCATCTTCACTCTCTCCTCATTCCTCCATTCATCCTTCTCCCTTCTAATTCCAGTAGTCTCTCCCTCTTCTTCCCTTCTCATTGCCCTCAGCACTGTCTGTCTCTCCTCTTTCCATCTCTTTGATTGACTTTGACAAAGTTTGAAGCATGGGCTGTGGGAATTCCACCTCTGCCAGCACAGCTGCAGGTACGTGTGCTGCTTTTCTGCCTtcacgtctctctctctgtgtgtgtttgtgtgtctgtttgtgggtGTGTGGTCTCTGTAAACAAGCCCACGTCTGCTCATGTGAGTTTAGCCATCAGTcatctttctctccttctctaaCCATTGGCTGCTGGCCAGCCGCTCTCATGTTGTGAATGGAAGATCTGAGTGTCTGTCAGGACTCAATCATTCACACATCGAGACTCACTCAATCTGGTCCTTGGAGATTTAACTGGATCAAATATATCCAAACAGTTTTTTAACAGTTAGAAATCGAGGTGTTTTGTGCTTGGAGGTCCATTGAGGCTAAATGATATTCATGAATGGTGTTTGTTTACTCCTCTGTGAGTGAGGGGATTGCATGATCCGTGAACCGTGTACGAGACTGATGTCTCTCTCTTGGtcggacgtgtgtgtgtgtgtgtgtgtgtgtgtgtgtgaacgttcTGTCCTCAGTCATTCTTCAAAAATCAGCAGATTTAGACTGCAATCTAAACAGCGCTTCAGTATGAGTCATCTCACATAGgtacgcacacacaaacaaacaggagCTGTGGCAGGAATGGGCATGAATCGATATGAAGCGCTTTGTGAGGGTCTCCGTGGAGTCATCAAACACACAGTCATTTTCAATAACATTCTGAGTATTACAGGGTGATGAAGAGATGTTATTTGCATGGTATATCAAACTTGTGTCTGCAGGAATTCATGAATTTTTAGTCATACCAGTACAGACGTTATTTCCAGTTGTTTCCATTTATTTCAAGTTATAATATGTATCAGTACAGAATGAAATCTAATGATTGATTGTAATGTAATGATGTATGTAAAGACTATGGTCTAATATTTCTGTGGAGAGCCGGCTATATGTGTTTTTGCATTCATAAACAGTATTCTATTAATAGACACCCAACCACTTGTCAGTTAACTTATggaacttacacacacacacacacacacacacacatgtactcaCACACTAGTGTTCGTTTGATTGACCAGACATTGGACAGAGGTCTTGCCATACCAACGAACGAAACTCTGCCTGACGACACTTTTATTATAGCTTTATTACATTGTAAGAACATTAATGACATATATTGCACTTATTTTTAATCAATCCGTTTTCTTTCAAACTAAAATTTGGGATTGTGTTTTTATATAGGTTAAGCAGATGAATCAGATTCCAGAGAGAAATATGttctttttttacaattactcagtgtttatactgtatattttatgatCAAGGAACATGCGGCATGACTAATTTGTGTCTTTGTTGATTTCTACAGGTCCATCTGAGTCAGCCAAAGATGTGTGAGTATTGCCAGAACAGCAAAAATATAATGTGCAACCCACAGTTTTCACCAAAATGCCACTAAAGTCATTGtaacttaaataaaaacataaacaatagtcataaaaaaattaaaataaatgtgtgtgtgtgtgtgtgtgtaaatatgaaCAGAAAACGCACAGTGCTGtgtagattacttacaaactgtAGTCTGTTACTGACTACAGATTACATGATGGAAATTGTAGTTAGTGATGTTATCTACATATTTTAGGTAATGTATTCTGACTactttttatattactattacattgcatttttttattattattatttttttttacataaattgtttTAAACCTACTGTTGCCTTTTTGCCCAAATTCAGAAGCCTAAATGAAGCTAAATGGTAAGACACAGTGTGATTTTTGGAAACTAAACATTATTATCTTTCTTTAAAGAGAAAATTATTTGGGCGAATAGgggagaatcaataaattatgaataatatactgccattttatgaataatgtgcaatcatgtaatccataaaattgtgtttgtgtgtgtatgtatgtgtgtgtgggtatatatatatatatatatatatatatatatatatatatatatatatatatatatatatatatatatataaaatacgtatgtgtgtgtgtgtgtgtgttcagtatcaacaactgaaaataactgttttggtATTGAGgtgactttttttctgaaatctcttgattttttttcaaaggctctaacttcagagagagagagagagagagaataaaataaaCAGGAGAGAAGATGCTAGTAATCCTTGCAGTGTCCTTCAGTTTTTTGAACTGCTTGTCAATCATTTTCTCTTCTgagaaataaaaaacataatgggGTTTTGAACCCTGCCTGTTATTTTCCAAACAGTTCCTGGAATTATTCTCTCACATCTGAGCAACAAGCACCCACACAGCAGGAGAGAGTCTTGCTCTCACAGATCTGGGCCTTCACtgccactaacacacacacacacttaccacaATAACACACCATCACTGGCACATCATACATGTTCACAAGTCTCTTTTGAGAGCAATGTGAGATGTTCAGTACAGTTAAGAGAATAGCAGTTCTGCTAATTAAATTCTCAGAGCTTCTAACCAAGGTTCTCTGTAGTATAATCTCTTCAGAATCTTGATGCATGACCCCTCAAGACTTATTAAATCAAACAATTCGTCAGATCAGATGGTGCAAATTTGTTCACTCCAATGTAAACAAACTATCGTCTGAAAGTTTGTTGCTATATTCAGCTTTTCACAGTAATATGGATAACAAAGCAACAATCTTTTCTAAGTTTTGTTTTTCGCCTCTTACATCAGCCCATCGGATCATCTCTTGGTTCTGTTCTGGTTCTGGGCCCACAGGCAGGACGATTCGTCTGTGGATGACGAGAAGAGGAGAAATTATGGTGGCGTGTATGTGGGCTTACCTGCAGACCTCAGCAATGTGGCCACCGGACAAACAGCCTCCACACAAAAGGGTGAGAGACAAGCCCAGCTTTACATGCACTTCCATAGGTCTCTTAAAAAACACCTCACAAATCATGTCCAGAAGTAAACAATCAGTGCTTGCAAGGCAGCAAAATAACAgtgttttagggatttttttttaggttctagctaatgaaagaaaatataaatcctttttttgaCAAGTAGTTTCAGACAATCGAAACAGAAAATGTGCCTAATGAAGGTTAAATAGATGCAAGAATCAAAAGAGTAATTACAATTCAGTGTACAAATAGATGTAagacaaaacattacaaaatcacAATCCAGCATGCATATTCTATGATGACATCATTGTTGTGAGTGTAGTAATAGTCAGAGTATGTTCTGCTGTTCATATCTCTGTTGAAGTGTTAATTATTGATTCCATCTTAAACAAGATCAGTGCTTATCTGTGAACTTGCAAAGCAGCATGATGTTCCAAGTCAAAAATAGACCTACTTatgacttttgtaaaaaaaaaaaaaaaaaaaaattgtctcctTACCTTGTTAATGCAATGAAACATGCACATTTTAAAAGAGAAAGAAGGCTTGAGGAAGTGTAAGTGTGAATGCAGTCAGAATGAAGCTTCTTCAATGTTCTTAGAATCACCCTGCTCTTCCTGAAACTCATTACTCGCACAATGGAAACCAATTTCCTCAGTTCTCTCTGGTCTCATGTCAAGAattaacagagagaaaaaaaaggattcttaaatataaacaatgcattatatTTAGGACTGTAGTGTGAAttgaaacactgtgtgtgtgtgtgtgtgtgtgtgttgggtgagTGGTTCCTGGAGGCCCTGGGATGTGTTAATTGGAGAAACATCTCTCCGCAGGGAAAGCAGAAAGTGCTGAGTGCCAAAAAGAGTGCTAACAAAGCTAAAAGTTTGTGTGTGAGGGAAAACACATCATCAGTGTAGTTATACATaactaaaaaaatcatttaaaatcatttaattcaaactgaaataaaacgaaacataaattagattaaaaaactatttttgaaaTACTAAAATCAGCCTactaaaaataaagctgaaataagaaCTAATTAAAGCTGTATAGAAAAAACGAAAAGTGAGAGAACGGTGCAacaaaagtatttaattattaaaaataaaaataaaatgaaaactgaccatataaaaatataagtttttacaaaataacaaatattataatagcatataaataatactaaaataacactgatgtcTATGTAACTAATGCATATTTTCATCAACAGAATAATGATATTCAGAGTTGAAGGCACAGATAAAGGTAAGCCCATGTTTGCTTTCTAACACAGTTATATCATTATTGAGCAGTCAGAATTGTGGCTTAAAATTTGTACACATTTACGTGTTTAAtttgacatctttaaaaaaagcaaagcaaacaaCACAAATCATGTCAAAACGAGAGCTGCCTATAGAGTCTACATAAGCAGCTAGCTTCTAAGGGAACCTAGATGCAATAAGCTAGACAGCAACTCTGTGTGACATGACTCAATGGATTTTAACATTAGCATGTCACTAAGCTAACAGCGCTACTCTCTAAAAGGCATgaaaacacacagcacacacatattGAGTACAATACCCCACTTGGAACTGATTTTAAACAACACTAAATTAAATACAAGCATTTTTAGACTTTGTTTTTCTTACTTCGCCCATAATCTTGGATTTTCTTCAATGATATTACTGGAGTGCAATCTGGGTTTTCTTACTCCAAAAAAGGTATATGTGATTCTGCCTAAAAACTGAGCTAAAACAAGGTATTTGACACCCATACCTATATGTTGGAAGAAAGTGCTGTGTTCCAAAAGGAGGGTTttacagcaatgccatagaagaaccattttaggTTTCCCaaagtgaacagttcttaaaagaaacaCTCCTTTTTCCTAGTGGAAAGACCATTCTAAAGAATGTTTTCCCActataaactcttaaaaataaagggttCTTTATCGGCATCAGTGGTTCCATGATGAACCTTTAAATTCCATGGAACCTTCCATTGCATGAAAGTTCTTttagtttattaaaacattttacacactaataacattttttaatttttaaaacctATTTTTGATAACgtccttttgtttttttgttttttttttattgtatcattATGAAAACCTCCTCTTAcagcctttatttttttttaagtatattgcGGACTGCAAAGGTTTTAATGGATGTTTAAGGTTCTTCATGGCCACTTACCATCCTTATcagagaattattattatttttggataGATACAcaatgtatttgtgtgtacacTGACTGCTCAATTTCTTATTTACCTCTCAGGGCTTTCCAGAGGGAGTCATGTCTGAAAATGGCTGTGTAATGATCTCAACAGGACGCAATTTTCGTCATCTCGCCGGAATCCTTTGAGAGCCAATCATCTAATTGAACTCTCTGGAAACTGAACTAGAATTAGATCTGCTGacaaggtcagaggtcaaagacAAATCATCCCTCAGCTCTTTTAAGGGCAAGTTCTACCAGCACCTTGCTTCTCAGGACAATGACACACAGGTGTTAATGACAATCACAGAGCAATGAAGAAGCTAAAAATGTATCTTTGAACGATGTTGCTCTGTATGTTTTTAAAAGGGTTTTTACAAGGGTCAAGTGGTTTTCGATGGGGAAATGGGACTACTTATGCACTTACGAGTCTGTTTTTGTTCTTCACTCTTTCAACATATACATCCTTTCAGACATTCtcctctacactgtaaaaaataataatatttacagtaaaataccggCAGCTGTGGTTACCAGAACTTTACCGTAAAAAAAATGGTagaaacattttaggttttacagacttaacttaatttaactataataaaacatgtttcattAACTGATGTAATGTTAATAAAGCAACATATTGAAGTTCTGATATCTGTTTTGAACCATTGTAATACTAATAATCGCCAAAAACAGTAAAACTACATTAAATGCAATCACAGTTATTCACTGTATATATTATGGAAACTTACTGATAaccaataaacatgtttttactgttgcatttttgcagtcttttactgttaaaatcacaatcctttttttacagtgtagtcgtAAAATGTCCATATTATGCCTTTTCGAATATTACCTTTCATGTAGTGTATCATGTAGCTatatgtgaacataaactatctGTAAGTTTTGAAGCTGACAGTGcacgataaataaagt harbors:
- the si:dkey-261e22.4 gene encoding overexpressed in colon carcinoma 1 protein homolog isoform X1; this encodes MGCGNSTSASTAAGPSESAKDVPSDHLLVLFWFWAHRQDDSSVDDEKRRNYGGVYVGLPADLSNVATGQTASTQKE
- the si:dkey-261e22.4 gene encoding overexpressed in colon carcinoma 1 protein homolog isoform X2 — translated: MGCGNSTSASTAAGPSESAKDVQDDSSVDDEKRRNYGGVYVGLPADLSNVATGQTASTQKE